A part of Pirellulaceae bacterium genomic DNA contains:
- a CDS encoding lactonase family protein, which translates to MHTDCQGQSLDVWIGTGGAPSKGIYHCSLDAQTGKLSASRLAAEINSPGFLAMHPVLARLYAVGSLDGKAVVAEYHIQRNDGYPELRFSSSAQIGDGGATHISVSRDGAALLTAQYGAGSVAAFALGSDGQILRRTALVKHRGGSGVVAGRQDAPHAHWVGFSPDLRFAFAPDLGLDKVVIYRVETKSAELVEHGAGQLPPGAGPRHMKFHPNGTWIYVLNELNLSVSLFDWDAVSGQMTLRETVPTVPQAQLERLRNKSCSEIRVHPSGRFIYAANRGHDTVTVFSVGDDGRLREIQNEPVRGATPRNINLDPSGQWLLAAGQDSHTLASFAIDQQTGIITYANSVISTPAPICVLFAHE; encoded by the coding sequence ATGCACACCGACTGCCAAGGACAATCGCTAGACGTGTGGATCGGAACGGGCGGTGCGCCCAGCAAGGGTATCTACCATTGCTCTTTGGATGCACAGACGGGCAAGTTGTCGGCATCGCGCTTGGCAGCCGAGATTAATTCGCCGGGCTTCCTGGCGATGCATCCTGTGCTTGCTCGACTGTATGCGGTTGGAAGTTTGGATGGCAAAGCGGTTGTAGCCGAGTATCACATCCAGCGCAATGACGGTTATCCAGAACTTCGCTTTTCAAGTTCCGCACAGATCGGCGATGGTGGAGCGACTCACATTAGCGTGTCGCGCGATGGCGCAGCGCTGCTGACCGCTCAGTACGGTGCAGGCTCGGTGGCCGCCTTTGCGCTTGGATCAGACGGACAGATCTTGCGGCGGACAGCGCTAGTTAAGCATCGTGGCGGCAGTGGCGTTGTGGCTGGACGACAAGATGCGCCTCATGCGCATTGGGTCGGCTTTTCGCCGGATTTGAGATTCGCGTTTGCACCTGATTTGGGGTTGGACAAAGTTGTGATTTACCGCGTCGAAACGAAATCGGCAGAATTGGTCGAACATGGAGCCGGTCAACTACCGCCAGGCGCGGGTCCCAGGCACATGAAATTTCATCCCAACGGCACATGGATCTACGTGTTGAACGAATTGAATCTGAGCGTTTCACTGTTTGACTGGGATGCGGTCAGTGGCCAGATGACATTGCGTGAGACGGTCCCGACCGTGCCTCAGGCCCAGCTTGAGCGGCTGCGCAACAAAAGCTGCTCCGAAATCCGAGTTCATCCCAGTGGGCGCTTTATCTATGCTGCCAATCGTGGCCACGATACCGTTACGGTCTTCTCAGTAGGTGACGACGGACGCTTGCGAGAGATCCAGAACGAACCGGTGCGTGGAGCGACTCCCAGAAATATCAACTTGGATCCCTCTGGACAGTGGCTGTTGGCAGCCGGTCAAGACTCACACACGCTGGCCAGTTTTGCCATTGATCAACAAACCGGCATAATCACCTACGCCAACAGTGTTATTTCGACACCTGCGCCGATCTGCGTTTTGTTTGCCCACGAGTAA
- a CDS encoding O-antigen ligase family protein gives METLALFVLPAVLVWGAISVRYSTAFTLSAIFLVAACVFPAEFQAIQIGGLTWTADRLVLLAVGANFICGWKLGKYRIGSWEAVDMLACVFLCWLTFRTLTQPLGSISPRQPHTLMHMINGYCVPFALYFAVRCSSINRSSLKPMFWILVALGGFLAITAILEVAKLWPLVFPRFVADPTLGIHFGRARGPMLQSVRLGTCLLSVISLVTVFSLWMNPQSRAHWTMAFAALPIFLVAIIATYTRSIWLGLIFVAAILVILGLQGALRRGLIVSGALAAIVLAVTLGPSLVAFKREYSAAETRESTLMRGAFAYVSWQMFKERPVAGFGFNQFCESTPEFLSDRSTDMRLESIRGYVHHNSYLSLLVDLGLVGFSLYFLMLVAFIRRTWRLWQHPHAEDWARGIALVTLCVSGVHLIQMAFHEVSYSSIENSILLIAFGLVISCLRQIEAEAQVGQAQPAAIGLQ, from the coding sequence ATGGAAACGCTGGCGCTATTCGTCCTGCCTGCAGTGCTGGTGTGGGGGGCAATTTCAGTTCGATACAGTACGGCATTTACCTTGTCCGCGATCTTCTTGGTGGCTGCCTGCGTTTTTCCGGCTGAGTTCCAAGCGATCCAAATTGGTGGTTTGACGTGGACCGCCGATCGACTTGTGCTGTTGGCTGTGGGGGCCAATTTCATCTGCGGTTGGAAGCTGGGGAAATACCGAATTGGCAGCTGGGAAGCTGTGGACATGCTGGCGTGTGTGTTCCTGTGTTGGCTGACGTTTCGCACGTTAACGCAACCGCTTGGTTCCATTTCGCCCCGACAACCCCATACGTTGATGCACATGATCAATGGCTACTGCGTGCCCTTTGCGCTGTATTTTGCTGTGCGCTGCTCGTCAATCAACCGCAGTAGTTTGAAGCCCATGTTTTGGATTCTGGTCGCCTTGGGAGGTTTTCTAGCGATTACCGCAATATTGGAAGTCGCCAAATTGTGGCCACTGGTATTCCCGCGTTTTGTGGCTGACCCAACGTTGGGCATCCATTTCGGTCGCGCTCGCGGACCGATGTTGCAATCTGTGCGGCTGGGCACGTGCTTGCTGTCTGTCATCAGCCTAGTGACGGTCTTTTCTCTGTGGATGAATCCACAATCCAGAGCGCATTGGACAATGGCGTTCGCAGCGCTGCCCATCTTTTTGGTTGCAATTATTGCAACCTACACGCGGAGTATTTGGCTGGGGCTGATCTTCGTTGCCGCAATTCTGGTCATACTGGGTTTGCAGGGTGCCCTACGGCGTGGGCTGATCGTCTCGGGTGCGCTGGCAGCAATTGTGCTGGCAGTCACTCTAGGCCCCAGCCTGGTGGCCTTCAAGCGCGAATATTCGGCCGCAGAGACTCGCGAGAGCACGTTGATGCGCGGCGCGTTCGCCTACGTCTCTTGGCAAATGTTCAAAGAGCGACCGGTGGCCGGCTTTGGCTTCAATCAGTTCTGCGAATCCACCCCCGAATTTCTTTCGGACCGCAGCACCGACATGCGGCTCGAGTCCATTCGCGGATATGTGCATCACAACAGCTACTTAAGCCTGTTGGTCGATTTGGGGCTGGTGGGCTTCAGTCTGTACTTTTTGATGTTGGTGGCGTTTATTCGCCGGACCTGGCGGCTGTGGCAGCATCCTCACGCCGAAGACTGGGCACGCGGTATCGCTCTAGTCACGCTGTGTGTATCAGGCGTGCACTTGATTCAGATGGCCTTCCATGAAGTCTCGTACTCTTCGATTGAGAACAGCATCTTACTGATCGCCTTCGGATTGGTAATCAGTTGCCTTCGCCAAATCGAAGCTGAGGCCCAAGTGGGCCAGGCTCAGCCGGCAGCTATCGGCCTCCAGTAG
- a CDS encoding polysaccharide deacetylase family protein: MRIRDAAIWLYRQMTDRNRQQLLRQLRRDSQFPVAILFYHRVAVSDIDNPWSISAGDFRRHLDWLQTNCDIVSLCAAQQRIRSPHNQRLAVAITFDDGYSDNARYAIPELVARGLPATYFVATDFVGAHVPFPHDADLGKPLAANSLDELQEFARQGIELGAHTRSHVDLGNVTDAQILKHEIAGSVEALNHWLGHPCRYFAFPYGQPRNMTQQAVNLIRQLRLAGFCSAYGAFNWPGHEGYHLRRIHADPGLERLKNWLTLDSRKLLDRTVLPFVDQTPALPHCLADFT; the protein is encoded by the coding sequence ATGCGTATTCGCGACGCAGCAATTTGGCTTTATCGGCAGATGACCGATCGAAATCGTCAGCAGTTGCTGCGCCAATTGCGCCGCGACAGCCAGTTCCCTGTTGCCATTCTGTTTTATCATCGAGTGGCGGTCAGCGATATTGACAATCCATGGTCAATCAGCGCAGGCGATTTCAGACGGCACTTAGATTGGCTGCAGACAAACTGTGATATTGTGTCACTCTGCGCAGCTCAACAGCGAATACGCTCGCCACACAACCAGCGGCTGGCAGTGGCCATCACCTTTGATGACGGTTATTCAGACAACGCGCGCTATGCGATTCCAGAGCTGGTTGCGCGAGGCTTGCCAGCGACCTACTTTGTTGCTACCGACTTTGTCGGTGCACATGTACCCTTCCCGCATGATGCGGATTTGGGCAAGCCCCTGGCGGCCAACTCGCTGGACGAACTGCAGGAGTTTGCGCGGCAGGGAATTGAATTGGGTGCGCACACCAGATCTCACGTGGATCTAGGGAACGTGACAGATGCCCAAATCTTGAAACATGAAATTGCTGGCAGCGTTGAAGCTTTAAATCACTGGCTGGGACATCCCTGCCGCTATTTCGCCTTTCCGTACGGCCAGCCACGCAATATGACTCAACAGGCCGTGAATCTGATTCGGCAACTGAGACTGGCGGGGTTTTGCAGCGCTTATGGAGCGTTCAATTGGCCAGGGCACGAGGGCTATCACTTGCGCAGAATCCACGCCGATCCGGGGCTGGAACGGCTGAAAAACTGGCTCACGCTGGATTCACGCAAGCTGCTGGATCGCACTGTTTTGCCCTTTGTTGACCAAACACCCGCCTTGCCACATTGTCTGGCCGACTTCACTTGA